In Acidobacteriota bacterium, the following are encoded in one genomic region:
- a CDS encoding sigma-70 family RNA polymerase sigma factor, with protein sequence MVAESLPAELSDPDREILSRVAAGDAEAFGSLVERHQERLLRLCERMLGDVEEARDVTQEVFLKAYGKAGRFQPRGQVFTWLYRIAVNHCLNRLRRKKVVQFLRLAPAADEAAGRGETALDPASPLADAGEQLETRERWRQVRRAIDALPSGQRSVVILARFEGLAYRDIAEVLGITRGAVESRLFRAMRTLEKVLDGESLEPEGTRS encoded by the coding sequence GTGGTCGCTGAGTCCTTACCCGCCGAGCTCTCGGATCCCGATCGCGAGATTCTGTCGCGCGTTGCCGCCGGCGACGCGGAGGCCTTCGGGAGCCTTGTCGAGCGCCATCAAGAGCGCCTGTTGCGGCTCTGTGAGCGCATGCTCGGCGATGTCGAGGAAGCCCGCGACGTCACCCAAGAGGTCTTTCTCAAGGCTTACGGCAAGGCCGGTCGGTTCCAGCCCCGCGGACAGGTCTTCACCTGGCTCTACCGCATCGCCGTCAACCACTGCTTGAATCGGTTGCGGCGCAAGAAGGTGGTGCAGTTCCTGCGCCTGGCACCGGCGGCGGACGAAGCCGCCGGCCGTGGTGAGACGGCCCTCGATCCGGCCTCGCCGCTGGCCGATGCCGGTGAGCAGCTCGAGACCCGCGAGCGCTGGCGGCAGGTGCGCCGGGCGATCGACGCCCTGCCCTCGGGACAGCGGTCAGTGGTCATCCTGGCGCGCTTCGAAGGGCTCGCCTACCGCGACATCGCCGAGGTTTTGGGGATCACCCGCGGGGCGGTTGAGAGCCGACTCTTCCGCGCCATGCGAACATTGGAAAAGGTGCTCGACGGTGAGAGCCTCGAGCCGGAAGGAACGCGATCATGA
- a CDS encoding cache domain-containing protein, with the protein MADSGSSMARRLFSICVLIIAVTVLIGALALWFLNRPQPTGDVVGESLQRSASAHNRLQRERLDRLSLIARLLAEDQPLQQALEVDDGDAMTGGLETLRARLGFDLALITDPQGQVLARSDGSSTALGAAARSLLEAPAVEDGVTGYWEQGGLLYYAARQPVVADFDLVGFAVAAFAVDDLLALEIQRIGGSHAAYYSRSAVGPELVGASSQRFALGLQGQVGGLGGPGGELGRVLSDGEAYPRASWSLDGAPWEATLTPLLDAAGEPAGALAVLSPVAPPPGGRWWLPVAAMGAAGLLALLLAAPAVMALARSGATPAKRLAESLEIAARGDYEQRIDSRKAGALAPLSVALNGLLGDLRERRSLEAVGATLSRPAGSGEAVAAARAEKVVLLGVDLRGSAPGLDAQEVLDGLNQDLRRVAGAVRGSGGVFIGNLGARALGAFRGDDAAKAAFAAATEVLTALTAKSNAFDEREPPAVALAAGKVTSGPGALAGCEGQALAGVPLRLLDSLLREADGGEVLLDRQVKGRLEEHLSALGIQPAERRGVLSPQPLAALSLAAVSPLAGEGERPAADLGPGDIFGQRFEILQAVGSGPASAVYRARDRELGELVALKLYRPAGLTDVAQFERLDSGLQSARKLTGEAVARTYDFGVADGLAYLAREWIYGVPMADVLGRIEALPPAAALRAARLLAAALEEAHGEALVHGRLTPSNVFFEPNGRVRVTDFGVSLVAGSTVEVPEGQAIDARSDVYSAAAIVYRLAAGDWPPKEAPPEPDGQLPGTFAEVLVAALRPEPGGRPASGRELRSELAAIRL; encoded by the coding sequence GTGGCGGATTCCGGTAGCTCGATGGCAAGGCGGCTGTTCTCGATCTGCGTGCTGATCATTGCGGTGACGGTGCTGATCGGGGCTCTGGCGCTGTGGTTCCTCAACCGCCCCCAACCGACCGGTGACGTCGTCGGCGAGAGCCTGCAGCGCAGCGCCAGCGCCCACAACCGACTGCAGCGGGAACGCCTCGATCGCTTGTCTCTGATCGCCCGTTTGCTGGCCGAGGACCAGCCCTTGCAGCAGGCCTTGGAGGTCGACGACGGGGACGCCATGACCGGTGGTCTCGAGACCCTGCGGGCGCGCCTGGGATTCGATCTCGCCCTGATCACCGACCCCCAGGGGCAGGTCCTGGCGCGCAGCGACGGCTCGAGCACGGCCCTCGGGGCGGCGGCTCGCTCGCTGCTCGAGGCGCCGGCGGTGGAGGACGGCGTCACCGGCTACTGGGAGCAGGGTGGATTGCTCTACTACGCCGCCCGCCAGCCGGTGGTGGCGGACTTCGACCTCGTCGGCTTCGCCGTCGCCGCCTTCGCCGTCGACGACCTCCTCGCCCTCGAGATCCAGCGCATCGGTGGCTCCCATGCCGCCTACTACAGCCGCTCCGCCGTCGGCCCCGAGCTGGTGGGGGCGAGCAGCCAGCGCTTTGCCCTCGGACTGCAGGGACAGGTCGGCGGTCTGGGCGGCCCGGGCGGTGAGCTGGGGCGCGTCCTGAGCGACGGAGAGGCCTATCCCAGGGCTTCCTGGAGCCTCGACGGAGCCCCCTGGGAGGCCACCTTGACGCCCCTTCTCGACGCCGCCGGCGAGCCCGCTGGCGCTCTGGCCGTGCTCTCTCCGGTGGCGCCTCCGCCGGGCGGCCGCTGGTGGCTGCCGGTAGCCGCCATGGGCGCCGCCGGGCTCCTCGCCCTGCTGCTCGCGGCGCCGGCCGTGATGGCCCTGGCTCGCAGTGGCGCGACCCCCGCCAAGCGCCTGGCGGAATCGCTCGAGATCGCGGCCCGGGGAGACTATGAGCAGCGCATCGACAGCCGCAAGGCGGGCGCCCTGGCGCCCCTGTCCGTTGCCCTCAACGGTCTGCTCGGCGATCTCCGGGAGCGGCGCTCCCTGGAGGCCGTCGGCGCCACCCTCAGCCGCCCGGCCGGGTCCGGTGAGGCGGTGGCGGCGGCGCGGGCGGAGAAGGTCGTCTTGCTGGGGGTGGATTTGCGCGGCAGTGCCCCGGGGCTCGACGCCCAGGAGGTGCTCGACGGTTTGAATCAAGACCTGCGGCGAGTTGCCGGCGCGGTGCGCGGCAGTGGTGGCGTCTTCATCGGCAACCTCGGGGCGCGAGCCCTGGGTGCGTTTCGCGGCGATGATGCGGCCAAGGCGGCCTTCGCCGCCGCCACCGAAGTCCTCACCGCCTTGACGGCGAAGAGCAACGCCTTCGATGAACGGGAGCCACCGGCCGTCGCCCTGGCGGCGGGCAAGGTGACCTCCGGCCCCGGGGCGCTGGCCGGCTGTGAAGGTCAAGCCCTGGCCGGCGTGCCCTTGCGGCTTCTCGACAGTCTGCTGCGCGAAGCCGATGGGGGCGAGGTGCTTCTCGACCGTCAGGTCAAGGGGCGCCTCGAGGAGCACCTCTCAGCCCTCGGGATCCAGCCCGCCGAGCGCCGCGGCGTGCTCTCGCCGCAGCCGTTGGCCGCCCTTTCCCTCGCCGCGGTCTCGCCGCTGGCCGGTGAGGGCGAGCGGCCGGCCGCCGATCTCGGCCCCGGCGACATCTTCGGCCAACGCTTCGAGATCTTGCAGGCCGTCGGCTCGGGACCGGCGAGCGCGGTCTACCGGGCGCGCGACCGCGAGCTCGGTGAGCTGGTCGCCCTCAAGCTCTACCGGCCGGCGGGATTGACCGACGTCGCCCAGTTCGAGCGCCTCGACAGCGGCCTGCAGTCGGCCCGCAAGCTCACCGGCGAAGCGGTGGCGCGAACCTACGACTTCGGGGTTGCCGACGGCCTCGCCTACCTCGCCCGGGAGTGGATCTATGGCGTGCCGATGGCGGATGTTCTGGGTCGCATCGAGGCCTTGCCGCCGGCGGCGGCGCTGCGCGCCGCACGGCTGCTCGCGGCGGCCCTCGAAGAGGCCCATGGGGAGGCCTTGGTCCATGGCCGACTGACTCCGAGCAATGTCTTCTTCGAGCCCAATGGCAGGGTGCGAGTGACCGATTTCGGAGTTTCCCTGGTGGCGGGATCGACGGTCGAGGTGCCGGAAGGGCAAGCCATCGACGCCCGCAGCGACGTCTACTCGGCGGCCGCCATCGTCTACCGGCTGGCGGCCGGTGACTGGCCGCCGAAGGAGGCGCCGCCGGAGCCCGACGGCCAGCTCCCGGGAACCTTCGCGGAGGTTCTGGTGGCGGCCCTGCGCCCGGAGCCCGGCGGTCGTCCCGCCTCCGGTCGCGAGCTGCGGAGCGAGCTCGCCGCGATTCGTCTGTGA
- a CDS encoding VOC family protein, producing the protein MIEASFGHFEIPSPDPAATARFFRAAFGWSSAAVEHQGGEYRKLRPPHGPGGGITADHQAVPQPLVVIHLHRGSLEEALAAIEEAGGRTELAPQEIADQGRFARFRDPAGHLYGLWQGR; encoded by the coding sequence ATGATCGAAGCCAGCTTCGGCCACTTCGAGATTCCATCGCCCGACCCGGCCGCCACGGCACGCTTCTTTCGCGCCGCCTTCGGCTGGTCCAGCGCCGCCGTCGAACACCAGGGTGGTGAGTATCGAAAGTTACGTCCTCCCCACGGGCCCGGCGGCGGCATCACCGCCGACCACCAAGCCGTGCCGCAACCGCTGGTGGTGATCCATCTCCACCGCGGCAGCCTCGAGGAAGCGCTGGCCGCCATCGAAGAGGCGGGCGGACGAACCGAGCTGGCTCCCCAAGAGATCGCGGATCAGGGGCGCTTCGCGCGCTTCCGCGATCCCGCCGGCCACCTCTACGGCCTCTGGCAGGGGCGGTGA
- a CDS encoding acyl-CoA reductase, translating into MTAPSPADLASELARHGSALRGLDRDRLLTAWDQTVESFRDPGSAERRRLADPLARATGLSPPGLDAALEAVLGGARREVAATTFAAAQDFSAPLDPALVILSGNLPALVVQTLLPALALGRPALFKAPRQEPHFTAAFLASLIRRLPVLGQATASAVWQGGDPEIEAPLFERVGRILIYGDEAATADVARRAPGKTHVYGPKTSLAIIDEASPKEATIRGRGRDIALFDQRGCLSISAVFCTGDGRDLAQRLGRELARRARQWPPGRPALEAAATVRQWRETATLRGLFQADLDPAAGTVIVAPEATFLPSPGQRAVRVHPLQELADGLESLRPWRGKLQGAALAGPQAWALRHRLTELGLSRFAAVGELQSPTASWHNGGRDPLAIISE; encoded by the coding sequence GTGACGGCGCCCTCCCCGGCCGACCTCGCCAGCGAACTGGCCCGCCACGGCTCAGCCCTGCGCGGCCTCGACCGCGACCGCCTGCTGACGGCGTGGGATCAGACCGTCGAGAGCTTTCGCGATCCCGGCTCCGCCGAGCGACGCCGACTCGCCGACCCCCTCGCCAGGGCGACCGGTCTTTCTCCGCCAGGCCTCGACGCCGCCCTCGAGGCGGTTCTTGGCGGCGCCCGGAGAGAAGTCGCCGCCACCACCTTCGCCGCCGCCCAAGACTTTTCCGCACCGCTCGATCCGGCGCTGGTCATCCTCTCCGGAAACTTACCGGCCCTGGTCGTGCAGACCCTGCTGCCGGCCCTCGCCCTCGGCCGGCCGGCGCTGTTCAAGGCGCCGCGTCAGGAGCCGCACTTCACCGCCGCATTCTTGGCGAGCCTGATTCGTCGATTGCCGGTCTTGGGCCAGGCCACGGCCAGCGCTGTTTGGCAAGGCGGCGATCCAGAGATCGAAGCACCGCTGTTCGAGCGCGTCGGTCGAATCCTGATCTATGGCGACGAGGCAGCGACCGCCGACGTCGCGCGGCGGGCACCCGGCAAAACCCACGTCTACGGCCCCAAGACCAGTCTGGCGATCATCGACGAAGCTTCGCCCAAGGAAGCGACCATTCGCGGCCGCGGCCGCGACATCGCCCTCTTCGACCAGCGTGGATGCCTGTCGATTTCGGCCGTCTTCTGCACCGGTGACGGCCGCGATCTGGCGCAACGGCTGGGCCGCGAGCTGGCTCGCCGAGCTCGCCAATGGCCGCCCGGCAGACCTGCCCTGGAAGCCGCCGCCACGGTCCGCCAGTGGCGTGAAACGGCGACCCTGCGAGGTCTCTTCCAGGCCGACCTCGATCCCGCCGCCGGCACCGTGATCGTCGCGCCGGAGGCGACCTTTCTTCCCAGTCCCGGCCAGCGGGCGGTGCGAGTTCATCCGCTGCAGGAGCTCGCCGACGGCCTCGAGAGCCTCCGGCCCTGGCGCGGCAAGCTGCAGGGTGCAGCCCTCGCGGGGCCGCAGGCCTGGGCCCTGCGCCACCGGCTCACGGAGCTCGGACTCAGCCGCTTCGCGGCCGTCGGCGAGCTGCAATCGCCGACGGCGAGCTGGCACAATGGCGGCCGCGATCCGCTCGCCATAATTTCAGAATGA
- a CDS encoding DUF11 domain-containing protein, with product MNHWKVLRTVAIVLAIACLLTLPATAQTAAERAELAADAAGNSDQPGSGSDDGGIVCTTGSPTDFYFSDFEADGGGFALSAGADWERGAIVTGVFENCDMPPRPEPAAAPSGSNVWANNLDGCYDNANAESILSQTFDFSSLSAPIELTWENWYEVFVSFDMGEVLVNGDTVFSIGTTAATGFVTESADLSAYAGLASVTIEFRLFATSVVNRMGMYIDDVRIATCGGESELEITKSDDSGGTVMPGGTLVYTLEVTNNGPDDDSDVVVTDMLPAEVTYVSDDCGALNVPPWTWNVGTVMAGGNAICNITVTVDGEGPIVNTATVTGANSDDMTGNNASTITTVAQASVLEIPTLGTLGLVALILLLLGSATLLMRRRT from the coding sequence ATGAATCATTGGAAAGTACTGCGGACGGTAGCCATCGTCCTCGCCATCGCCTGTCTCCTCACCCTGCCAGCGACCGCCCAGACGGCTGCCGAGCGCGCCGAGCTGGCCGCCGATGCGGCCGGCAACAGCGATCAGCCCGGTAGCGGGTCGGACGACGGCGGCATCGTCTGCACCACCGGTTCGCCGACCGACTTCTACTTCAGCGACTTCGAGGCCGACGGCGGTGGCTTCGCCCTCTCGGCCGGCGCCGATTGGGAGCGCGGCGCCATCGTCACCGGGGTGTTCGAGAACTGCGACATGCCGCCGCGACCGGAACCGGCGGCAGCACCTTCTGGCTCCAACGTCTGGGCCAACAATCTCGATGGCTGCTATGACAATGCCAACGCCGAGAGCATCCTCAGCCAGACCTTCGACTTCAGCTCCTTGAGCGCGCCGATCGAGCTCACCTGGGAGAACTGGTACGAGGTCTTCGTGAGCTTCGACATGGGCGAGGTACTGGTCAACGGCGACACCGTCTTCAGCATCGGCACCACCGCCGCCACCGGCTTCGTCACCGAAAGCGCCGACCTGTCGGCCTATGCCGGACTGGCGAGCGTCACCATCGAGTTCCGCCTCTTCGCCACCAGCGTGGTCAACCGCATGGGCATGTACATCGACGACGTCCGCATCGCCACCTGCGGCGGCGAATCGGAGCTCGAGATCACCAAGAGCGACGACTCCGGCGGCACGGTGATGCCGGGCGGCACCCTGGTCTACACCCTCGAGGTCACCAACAACGGCCCGGACGACGATTCCGACGTGGTGGTCACGGACATGCTGCCGGCGGAGGTGACCTACGTCTCCGACGACTGCGGCGCCCTCAACGTACCGCCCTGGACCTGGAATGTCGGTACCGTCATGGCCGGTGGCAACGCGATCTGCAACATCACGGTGACCGTTGACGGCGAGGGACCGATCGTCAACACGGCGACGGTGACCGGCGCCAACTCGGACGACATGACCGGCAACAACGCCTCGACCATCACCACCGTGGCCCAGGCCAGCGTCCTCGAGATTCCGACCCTCGGCACCCTCGGGCTGGTGGCCTTGATCCTGCTCCTGCTGGGGTCCGCCACGCTGCTGATGCGCCGCCGGACCTAG
- a CDS encoding thioredoxin family protein: protein MMHRNPDVFARRLLVSGAAILALCLCLSAGAQQLPADSVFRDFVPTSDFVIEIGGKVDDKAEVFQSRRAAAFLIMSSALPEPTLLVPRSGMVQSVSVMKLARRPGGNVDILADAQFKPEGRFSPSGQEIKFSVGGKDAVFKPKPYLLGLQGASALLDYSVQYQRTAESYVPNAESLAALKAQGKDVRVRVYFGSWCPACSRSVPPLLKVVEALEGSKVEFEFYGLPSPFGDEPEAKKDDVSSVPTGIVYVDGKEVGRLRGGPAWRVPELTIDDIVSGRYKG from the coding sequence ATGATGCACCGTAATCCCGATGTTTTTGCGCGCCGCCTATTAGTTTCCGGAGCGGCCATTCTGGCGCTTTGCCTCTGCCTCTCCGCCGGGGCTCAGCAGCTTCCGGCCGATTCCGTGTTTCGGGATTTCGTTCCCACCAGCGACTTCGTGATCGAGATCGGTGGCAAGGTCGACGACAAGGCGGAGGTCTTCCAGTCGCGGCGCGCCGCCGCCTTCCTGATCATGTCGTCCGCTCTTCCGGAGCCCACCTTGCTGGTGCCGCGCTCGGGCATGGTGCAGTCGGTGAGCGTGATGAAGCTGGCGCGGCGGCCGGGCGGCAACGTCGACATTCTCGCCGACGCCCAGTTCAAGCCCGAAGGGCGCTTCTCGCCGTCCGGCCAGGAGATCAAGTTCAGCGTCGGCGGCAAGGACGCGGTCTTCAAGCCCAAGCCCTACCTGCTCGGCTTGCAGGGCGCTTCGGCATTGCTCGATTACAGCGTCCAGTATCAGCGCACCGCGGAAAGCTATGTCCCCAACGCCGAGTCCCTCGCGGCTCTCAAGGCTCAAGGCAAGGATGTGCGGGTGCGGGTCTACTTCGGATCCTGGTGCCCGGCCTGCTCGCGCTCGGTGCCCCCCCTGCTCAAGGTGGTCGAGGCCCTCGAGGGGTCGAAGGTCGAGTTCGAGTTCTACGGCCTGCCCAGCCCCTTCGGTGACGAGCCCGAGGCCAAGAAGGACGACGTCAGCAGCGTGCCCACGGGCATTGTCTATGTCGATGGCAAAGAGGTCGGCCGGCTGCGCGGCGGCCCCGCCTGGCGGGTTCCGGAGCTCACCATCGACGACATCGTGAGCGGTCGTTACAAGGGCTGA
- a CDS encoding DoxX family protein translates to MPASHQPTSRWRSVVGTLAGAVLGVVFLVAVWGKGLDPSAFADQIRLEGLDFLFPALTVALIALALEAGLGTALVLGVRRLWVLLPTVALVLFFIFLTGRNYWLTARGLRDPSEACGCFGNLVERTPGEAFWQDLLLLGIPALLMFLGRGRGGGIAPLRAVVAGLVAVASILFAWKAPELPLDNLATRLKPGVEVADLCAGRGAETVCLQDVVPELLEGHHWVMLANPDTTAVADSIESLNEHALAALDGAAPPLWMVSGALAEELQQFYWQLGPVFEVREAPEALLKPLFRTLPRSFEVVDGRVESTVSGLPPAVVMTAATAGNGLAVASLGDPSADSDETTNDEVQGHDAP, encoded by the coding sequence ATGCCGGCTAGTCACCAGCCGACGTCTCGCTGGCGCTCCGTCGTCGGCACCCTGGCGGGTGCTGTTCTCGGAGTGGTCTTCCTGGTGGCGGTTTGGGGCAAGGGGCTCGACCCCAGCGCCTTCGCCGACCAGATTCGTCTCGAGGGGCTCGATTTCCTCTTCCCGGCGCTGACCGTGGCGCTCATCGCTCTGGCCCTCGAAGCCGGCCTCGGCACCGCCCTGGTGCTCGGTGTGCGCCGCCTCTGGGTCCTGTTGCCGACGGTGGCCCTGGTGTTGTTCTTCATCTTCTTGACCGGCCGCAACTACTGGTTGACGGCGCGCGGCTTGCGCGATCCGAGCGAAGCCTGCGGCTGCTTCGGCAACCTGGTCGAGCGCACCCCCGGGGAAGCCTTTTGGCAAGATCTCCTGCTGCTCGGGATTCCAGCCCTGCTGATGTTTCTCGGCCGCGGTCGGGGCGGCGGTATCGCTCCGCTGCGCGCCGTGGTGGCGGGCTTGGTGGCGGTGGCTTCCATCCTGTTCGCCTGGAAGGCGCCGGAGCTGCCCCTCGACAACCTGGCGACGCGCTTGAAGCCCGGCGTCGAAGTGGCCGATCTCTGCGCCGGTCGCGGCGCCGAAACGGTCTGTCTCCAGGACGTCGTGCCGGAGCTCCTCGAAGGCCATCACTGGGTGATGCTGGCGAATCCCGACACGACGGCCGTCGCCGACTCCATCGAGAGCCTCAACGAGCACGCCCTGGCGGCCCTCGACGGCGCCGCACCACCGCTCTGGATGGTGAGTGGGGCGCTGGCCGAAGAGCTGCAGCAGTTCTACTGGCAGCTCGGGCCGGTGTTCGAGGTGCGGGAGGCGCCGGAGGCCCTCCTCAAGCCCCTCTTCCGAACCCTGCCGCGCTCCTTCGAGGTCGTCGATGGTCGGGTCGAGAGCACCGTCAGCGGGCTGCCCCCGGCCGTCGTGATGACGGCGGCGACGGCTGGCAACGGTCTTGCTGTAGCTTCTCTAGGAGACCCGTCCGCTGATTCGGATGAAACCACCAATGACGAGGTTCAAGGACATGATGCACCGTAA
- a CDS encoding deiodinase-like protein — MEGVRIYLFALLACACLILGCFPRQAGPRLAHFATTAPAVGEPAPAFSLPSLDGGELALEELLDDRPVVIQLGSHSCPVYRFRRHWLRGLLEDYGERVRFLVIYSIEAHPEGSKSPHAEGEWNPWINKIAGIRIAQPETFEERFERARQSRIDLGLTDFESSLSFVVDRLDDAIWQTYGAASAPAFVLDRDGTVVSRQVWVDPKEIRRVLDRLLAADPEPAAARERAAAQSDERAPQ; from the coding sequence ATGGAAGGCGTGCGAATCTACCTCTTCGCCCTCCTCGCCTGCGCCTGCCTGATTCTGGGATGCTTTCCTCGCCAGGCCGGACCGCGCCTCGCCCACTTCGCCACCACCGCACCAGCCGTCGGAGAGCCGGCGCCGGCGTTCTCCCTGCCGTCCCTCGACGGCGGCGAGCTCGCCCTCGAAGAGTTGCTCGACGATCGGCCCGTCGTGATCCAGCTCGGCAGCCACTCGTGCCCCGTTTACCGCTTCCGGCGCCATTGGCTCCGCGGCCTTCTCGAAGACTACGGCGAGCGAGTCCGCTTTCTCGTGATCTATTCCATCGAGGCCCATCCGGAAGGTTCCAAGAGCCCCCATGCGGAGGGTGAATGGAACCCCTGGATCAACAAGATCGCCGGCATTCGCATCGCCCAGCCGGAGACCTTCGAGGAGCGCTTCGAGCGCGCCCGGCAGTCGCGCATCGACCTCGGCCTCACGGACTTCGAAAGCTCTCTGTCCTTCGTCGTCGACCGCCTGGATGACGCGATCTGGCAGACCTACGGTGCCGCCTCGGCACCAGCCTTCGTTCTCGATCGTGACGGCACGGTGGTTTCCCGCCAGGTGTGGGTCGATCCGAAGGAAATCCGCCGGGTCCTCGATCGCCTTCTCGCCGCAGACCCCGAGCCGGCGGCAGCTCGCGAAAGGGCCGCGGCCCAGTCCGACGAAAGAGCCCCTCAGTAA
- a CDS encoding DinB family protein: protein MADSNLRQPHLRRLVKEANAVRSDFEKLFEKWPEEALRWKPAPKVWSAAECVDHLAVTADLYLPRLERVVDRQRPASASFQPSWIGNRFVRALEFGSRPIKTFKVFQPEVSDQSADAVLERYLDRQRRVVELMQTADELDPNRPKLPSPLTRLLRFSLGEAFTILVTHDRRHYRQAMRLSEQPGFPLPRTAY from the coding sequence ATGGCCGATTCCAATCTCCGGCAACCTCACCTCCGGCGCCTCGTCAAGGAAGCGAACGCCGTTCGCTCGGACTTCGAAAAGCTGTTCGAGAAATGGCCCGAGGAGGCCTTGCGCTGGAAGCCGGCACCGAAGGTTTGGTCCGCCGCCGAGTGCGTCGATCACCTGGCGGTGACCGCCGACCTCTACCTGCCGCGGCTCGAGAGGGTGGTCGACCGGCAGCGGCCGGCGTCGGCTTCCTTCCAGCCTTCGTGGATCGGCAACCGCTTCGTCCGCGCCCTCGAGTTCGGCAGTCGGCCGATCAAGACCTTCAAGGTCTTCCAGCCGGAAGTCTCGGATCAATCTGCCGACGCCGTGCTCGAACGCTACCTCGATCGGCAGCGGCGCGTCGTCGAGCTGATGCAGACGGCGGACGAGCTCGATCCCAACCGTCCCAAGCTGCCGTCTCCCCTGACCCGGCTGCTGCGGTTCTCCCTCGGCGAAGCCTTCACCATTCTGGTGACGCACGATCGCCGGCACTACCGTCAGGCGATGCGGCTGTCGGAGCAGCCCGGCTTTCCGCTGCCGCGAACCGCTTACTGA
- a CDS encoding CHAP domain-containing protein produces MNPVLKMGSSGAAVRRLTSLLVARGFLDVATDLFDRLVRMAVKDFQSRHVDERGRPLVVDGIVGPLTWWALEHEDNEHLLQPPSVGDLAELPVAGGSTRGRAALAAALGEMRAGAREEGGNNSGPWVEKYLRDIVPTPANWCAGFVSWCFDQHPAGVPFRYSLGARNIRSQFRDKGWLYDVEEQLPEPGDIIVWWRDQPTSWKGHIGLVHHVSNGILYTVEGNRGGLPAPVNVFDYVLGRIDKLLGFGRVPEID; encoded by the coding sequence ATGAATCCTGTACTCAAGATGGGCAGCTCCGGGGCCGCCGTACGGCGCTTGACCTCGCTGCTGGTGGCGCGCGGCTTTCTGGATGTCGCCACCGACCTCTTCGACCGCCTGGTGCGCATGGCGGTCAAGGACTTCCAGTCCCGCCACGTCGACGAGCGCGGCCGCCCGCTGGTGGTCGACGGCATCGTCGGTCCGCTCACCTGGTGGGCCCTCGAGCACGAAGACAACGAACACCTGCTGCAGCCGCCGTCGGTGGGCGACCTCGCCGAGCTGCCGGTGGCCGGCGGCAGCACGCGGGGACGCGCCGCCCTGGCGGCGGCCCTCGGCGAGATGCGCGCCGGAGCGCGTGAGGAGGGTGGCAACAACTCCGGCCCCTGGGTCGAGAAATACCTCCGCGACATCGTGCCGACACCGGCCAACTGGTGCGCCGGCTTCGTCAGCTGGTGCTTCGATCAGCACCCCGCCGGGGTGCCCTTCCGCTACAGCCTGGGGGCGCGCAACATCCGGTCGCAGTTCCGTGACAAGGGCTGGCTCTACGATGTCGAAGAGCAGCTTCCGGAGCCCGGTGACATCATCGTCTGGTGGCGCGATCAGCCGACCAGCTGGAAGGGGCATATCGGCCTGGTTCACCATGTTTCGAACGGCATTCTGTACACCGTCGAGGGCAATCGAGGGGGCCTTCCGGCGCCGGTCAACGTCTTCGACTACGTTCTCGGCCGGATCGACAAACTGCTCGGTTTCGGACGCGTGCCGGAGATCGACTGA